TTTAAATTGACAATTGAAGATATCTTTGTATTTGAGGAGGAGTTATTATGAGTATTGAAAAGTATATAAAGAAAGAACTTCTATTTTCACAGTTATTTATAATTATAGGACTAATAGCAGCAATAACGGGGTTTATATTTGGATACCAGAAAGAGCTTATGACTGGTTTAACAGCAGGGTTTCTTCCTACAGGAATAGGGGTAATGGTACTATATAAATATGCTAGGAAAAAGCCCGAAATGAAAAAGAATATTGAGCTCGAGAATGAGGAGAGAAATATTTTTATTAATACAAAGGCAGGTCATTCCGCATTCTGGGTTTCATATTGGTATATATTTGTAGCAGTCATTTTGTATAATATAATAAAAATAACCCTTCTTAAATTTCTAACTGTAACTTTATTCTTTATGGCTATTATGTATTTCACATTTGTTTTCATCTATCATAAAAAATATTGATTTCACTTGAAGTGCATATTTCTGCAATCCTGACACCTTGTCGTATACGTTAGTTTTATCCAGGGTTTCATTTTTTTAATAAATAAGACGTACTATAGCTTTAGTTAAAGCACTATTTGTTCAAAAACTTAAAAACTGTCCGACAATCAAAAAATCTCTGTTTATAAAAGGTATTTTGAGTGCAGGATGATAGTTTTACATATAAGCGGTCAAGCTCCAAAAACAGCTTATATGCTTGAGGAGACAGTAAATTTTACAGATTTTTTATATTCTCGGCATATTTATCGTAGAAGTCTTTATATTCAGTGGAGTCTTTATACTCATTGCTCAAACATGGATTCCGTTCATTATACACGATAATATAAAGCATTCCATATTGTTAGAATCATCGTTATTAGAAAATTAACAAGTGCGGACAGGTGTAACCCTACACGCACTTGTTTGATGCAAAAACAACAAAATTATATTTGTTATTTGAACTTAAATACTTCTTCAATGATATCTAAATTTTCATCTATAGTTCTCTTTCCATCTACAACCAATGTTGAATATCCGAGTTTCAATGCTTCTTTTAACACCGTGTCCGCAAACAGGTAATCCCTTTTCATCCAGTTTTCAAAAGCAAGTTCCTTGTTGCTGCATCCCTCTAAATATTGCATAACCCACGGCCTTTGTGAATACTTTTCATACTGAAATTCATTTGTCGGAACAATACATATGTAATTTGACTTTCCTACTCCACTTTTACTCATTAAATTCGGCAAAAATGCTGCACCTTCTGTTATGATTGGAACATCATTGTTCAGCTTATTTAAATCCTCCAGAATAAATTCAAACATTTCGTTATAAATATATTGTTCTTCAAGGTTTTGAACCTCCGGCTCCCTTAGCCATATTTTATCTAATGACATCTCTGATATTTTAGATAATAAAGGTTTTCCCAGCTTTGCACCTTTATTAATATAAACCTCTAATAAGTCGTCTACTTTGAAATATTGAAAGTTATATTTCTTGGCTATCAATTCCGCAACTGTACTTTTCCCACAGCAAGGGGAACCTCCGATATAATATATTTGTCTCATATACTTCTCCTAATTTTAATGCTTACTGTATCTATATTGTACTATTAATACAAATATAATAAAAACACAAGTTTTTTTGCTCTTGACACCTTATAGTGATGTGTATATACTGTATATGTAACAACAATAACAGTAGTAACAATAATAACATTTAGAGTCGCAAAAGTAATAAGCAGGAGGGAAAATTGAAAATCATAATTTCCAATACATCTGGGGTACCCATATACGAACAGATAAAAGAACAGATAAAAAGTTCAATCCTGTCGGGTGAAATTGAAGAAAACCAATTGTTGCCGTCATTGAGACAGCTTGCAAAGGAGCTGAAAATCAGCGTGCTTACGACGACCAGAGCATACACTGAGTTGGAGCAGGAGGGCTATGTCACCAACGTACAGGGCAAAGGGTGCTATGTGCTGGGGAGAGGCTCTGAACTGATTCGGGAACAGCTTTTAAGGGATATAGAGGAAAATCTGTCTGCTGCCATAAAGTCTGCCAGAAGGGCGGAAGTATCAGAAGAGGATCTTGTTAAAATGCTGAAAATTCTTATGGAGGATGAGGGATATGAATAATGATATAGAAATAAGAAATCTATGTAAAAACTTTGATAGTTTTAAACTAAGCAATATCAGCTTTTCTTTACCCCAAGGATATATTATGGGTCTGGTAGGGCCTAACGGTGCCGGGAAAACCACTACTATCAAGCTTATGCTCAACATGATACAAAAAACATCCGGAGATATAAAGATTCTGGGATTGGATAGTGTTGCTGAACAGTACAGGATTAAGGAAAGTATAGGTGCAGTATTTGACACGAACTATTTTGTTCAGGATTGGACTGTAAAAGAAGTTGAGCGCTATGTAGGTATGTTTTACAGTACTTGGGATTCATCTAAGTATAAATCCTTTATAAGCAAATTTGGACTTAGCCCTGATAAAAAGGTAAAAGACCTGTCAAGAGGAATGCAGATGAAGCTGATGATATCGTGTGCATTATCCCACGATGCAAGGCTTTTGATCCTCGACGAACCAACAAGCGGACTGGATCCGGTAGCAAGAGACGAGCTTCTTGATATAATGACAGAGTTCATAGAAGACGGCAAAAGAAGTATATTATTTTCCACACATATAACATCAGACCTTGATAAGATTGCTGATTACATTACTTTTATTAATCAGGGGTCCCTATTTTACACAGGAACCAAGGATGAATTTATTGACGGCTTCAGAATAGTAAAGGGCGGTAAAAATGATATTACCACTGAACAGGAAAGTAAAATGATTGGAATAAGGAAATATTCCACAGGTTTTGAGGGTTTAATTAAAACCGAGGACTTAAGGTTTTACGGAAACCTAGCCTGTGAACCTGTTTCCATTGACGATATAATTGTTTTTACAAACAGAGGGGGTAGAGGCAATGACTAACATTTTAAAGATTGCAAAACTGGATTTTGCATTAATAAAGCCTTATATAAAAATTATACTAATTGCACTGGTGTCTCCGTTAATAATAATGTTTACCATGAAGGATGTAATTTCAGGTACTCTATTCTGTATGTGTATGATGGCAATGACCTCGGGATATACCTTCTCAGTTGCCGAAAAGAATGACCTTGGGAGACTTTACGGTCTTCTTCCCATAAGCCGAAATGATATTGTTAGCGGCAAGTACTTTTTTATAATTATAGAAGGAATAATTTTGAATTTGATAGGAGTATCCGCAAACGCTATGATATTGACTATATTAAAGGTTAATTTTACATCCAGCGATATTTTAATCGGGATTAGCATAGGCCTTATAACTTACTCTTTCTTTACTTCAATACAGTTGCCGTTTTTCTTTAAATATGGAGGTATAAAGGGAAGATTCTTTTCATTTATTCCTTTTCTAGGGATTTTCTCAATAAGTGAAGTAGCAAAAAGAATGAGTCCTGATAAGCTGGCAGAACTGTCCTCTATAGCAATACTAAATAATCCGTATGGATTGCTTGTAATCAGTATTTTGTTTGGTATACTGGTGTACTGTATATCAGTAGGGATATCACAAAAAATATTCTGCAGGTTGGAATAAAATAAAACGCCGGGCTGCATCTACTTATAGAATAATTGTTACTGCAACCCGGGCAAAAGGATGTATAGCAAAAGTAGAAGCACAGGGCTCCGTCCAAAAGGGCGAGTCCGACTGATACACCTCTCTTATGCTTATGAATTAGCATAACTTAAAATTATGACTATTTTATTGAAATTTTGTGAAGAAATTATGTCAGGAAAAAAGCTTGAAACCATTTGGGTTTACGTGTACAATATTACATGTATTCCGTGGAGAAGTACCCAAGTGGTTGAAGGGTCCGCACTCGAAATGCGGTAGGCGGTTAATAGCCGTGCAAGAGTTCAAATCTCTTCTTCTCCGCCACAAAAGCACGCATAATTTTGTACAATACAAAAGGTGCGTGCTTTCTTTATGAAGAAATACACTGGCCTTGAAGTGAAACCCCAAATCATTAAACTTGCAAACTATTTGTAAAAAACATCATAAATTAATCATATATCATAAAAAAACTGAAATTTTGAGATTATTTTCCTTCATTTTTATTGACATATTTATCCTAATAGTATATTATTTTGTTGCGAACAATGGCGTTCACAAAACAGTATCGTTACTGTTTTGTGAACGTTTTTTGTTTCAAAACTTAATAAAAATATTTTACAAAGGGGTAGAATAATGAAAAAAGGTTTATTTGTTCTTTTGTCAGGTTTTATTTTAACTCTGTTTATGCCTTTTAGTGCTTTTGCAAGCGCCAACGAAGCAGTTGATGGCATAAGGCAGGTTCAGCAGTACAACTTTTCAATCAATATTTTAGCAATGTTATTGGTAGGTTTTGGATTTCTAATGGTATTTGTTAAAAAATACGGCTACAGTGCAACAACCGGAACATATTTGGTTGTTGGTGCCGGAATTCCTCTTTACCTGTTGCTAAGGTATACAGGAG
This region of Clostridium sp. BNL1100 genomic DNA includes:
- a CDS encoding AAA family ATPase yields the protein MRQIYYIGGSPCCGKSTVAELIAKKYNFQYFKVDDLLEVYINKGAKLGKPLLSKISEMSLDKIWLREPEVQNLEEQYIYNEMFEFILEDLNKLNNDVPIITEGAAFLPNLMSKSGVGKSNYICIVPTNEFQYEKYSQRPWVMQYLEGCSNKELAFENWMKRDYLFADTVLKEALKLGYSTLVVDGKRTIDENLDIIEEVFKFK
- a CDS encoding GntR family transcriptional regulator — encoded protein: MKIIISNTSGVPIYEQIKEQIKSSILSGEIEENQLLPSLRQLAKELKISVLTTTRAYTELEQEGYVTNVQGKGCYVLGRGSELIREQLLRDIEENLSAAIKSARRAEVSEEDLVKMLKILMEDEGYE
- a CDS encoding ABC transporter ATP-binding protein yields the protein MNNDIEIRNLCKNFDSFKLSNISFSLPQGYIMGLVGPNGAGKTTTIKLMLNMIQKTSGDIKILGLDSVAEQYRIKESIGAVFDTNYFVQDWTVKEVERYVGMFYSTWDSSKYKSFISKFGLSPDKKVKDLSRGMQMKLMISCALSHDARLLILDEPTSGLDPVARDELLDIMTEFIEDGKRSILFSTHITSDLDKIADYITFINQGSLFYTGTKDEFIDGFRIVKGGKNDITTEQESKMIGIRKYSTGFEGLIKTEDLRFYGNLACEPVSIDDIIVFTNRGGRGND
- a CDS encoding ABC-2 transporter permease — encoded protein: MTNILKIAKLDFALIKPYIKIILIALVSPLIIMFTMKDVISGTLFCMCMMAMTSGYTFSVAEKNDLGRLYGLLPISRNDIVSGKYFFIIIEGIILNLIGVSANAMILTILKVNFTSSDILIGISIGLITYSFFTSIQLPFFFKYGGIKGRFFSFIPFLGIFSISEVAKRMSPDKLAELSSIAILNNPYGLLVISILFGILVYCISVGISQKIFCRLE